In Platichthys flesus chromosome 20, fPlaFle2.1, whole genome shotgun sequence, a single genomic region encodes these proteins:
- the cdc42ep1a gene encoding cdc42 effector protein 1, with amino-acid sequence MNLQEKLSGLKGLVSHSHSKRRFKSDLTVEMISPPLGDFRHTMHVGRGGDVFGDTSFLSNHGGSANSNNRDTDSISSPDNKIGAFFSRTLRQIRRGSDNRPREASKDLSPAPPPVSPIIKNAISLPRLDVDMSNGSPTTKVLFPSSQSTPEEKKSSYGLESGFVTLPRLSRSERQQPSISLPTSCSPNMHRGSLTDPTDAILSTCSATIVTSLAKPATSTSTAYSDSLPSLTSLDTFTFDLGPSLMSEVFGLIDGHLDEQGHAWEREEAGSAYGLTNEGSEMDSATISYVDSLLREDCGGSKSPHAADWEEGETVVEENEVSLCVKVPDVVMESPEQARLGLGMGSERFQSATDMLARHYGVSHLKGQSRVEAADSEMMIMSQQKKKMSYSYMDDEDEIKV; translated from the exons ATGAATCTTCAGGAAAAGCTGTCGGGCCTGAAAGGTCTGGTCTCACACTCCCACAGCAAGCGCCGCTTCAAAAGTGACCTCACGGTGGAAATGATCAGCCCTCCCCTGGGCGACTTCCGCCACACCATGCACGTGGGCCGTGGCGGCGACGTGTTCGGGGACACCTCCTTCCTCAGCAACCACGGGGGATCAGCCAACAGTAACAACAGGGACACGGATTCCATCTCCAGCCCTGACAACAAGATCGGTGCGTTCTTCTCCAGGACACTCCGTCAAATCCGGAGGGGCTCGGACAACCGACCCAGAGAGGCCTCCAAGGACCTGTCTCCGGCGCCTCCTCCCGTTTCTCCCATCATCAAGAACGCCATCTCCCTTCCCAGGCTGGATGTGGATATGTCTAATGGGAGTCCCACCACCAAAGTGCTGTTCCCCAGTTCTCAAAGTAcgccagaggagaagaaaagctcTTACG gTCTGGAGTCCGGCTTCGTCACTCTGCCTCGCCTCTCCCGCTCGGAGCGTCAGCagccctccatctccctccccacctcctgctcccccaACATGCACCGAGGCTCTCTGACCGACCCCACCGACGCCATCTTGTCCACCTGCTCTGCCACGATTGTGACCTCTCTCGCCAAACCCGCCACAAGCACCAGCACCGCCTACTCCGACTCgctcccctccctcacctccctggACACCTTCACTTTTGACCTCGGCCCCTCCCTCATGAGCGAGGTGTTCGGCCTGATCGACGGCCACCTGGACGAGCAAGGCCACGCCTGGGAACGAGAGGAGGCGGGCTCAGCGTACGGGCTGACCAATGAGGGATCGGAGATGGACTCGGCCACTATCTCTTACGTGGACTCCCTGCTGAGGGAGGACTGTGGCGGAAGCAAGAGCCCGCACGCGGCCGACTGGGAGGAAGGGGAAACTGTAGTGGAGGAGAACGAAGTCAGTCTTTGTGTTAAAGTGCCTGATGTGGTGATGGAGTCTCCTGAACAGGCGAGGTTGGGATTGGGGATGGGAAGTGAGCGGTTCCAGAGCGCTACGGATATGCTTGCACGCCATTATGGCGTCAGCCACTTAAAGGGACAGAGCAGGGTGGAGGCTGCTGACTCAGAGATGATGATCATGAgccagcagaagaagaaaatgtcatACAGTTACATGGACGACGAGGATGAAATCAAAGTCTGA
- the sh3bp1 gene encoding SH3 domain-binding protein 1, translating into MLRQSLSILKQLSSAPRSQDATELLHADLVLVEQRVEPAKKAAQVVYKKLQGCMQSQSGLDAEKRMKKLPLMLLSVSMAESLKDFDAESSIRRVLEMCCFMEKMLASMLADFEMKLEREVLVPLNKLSEDDLPEILKNKKHFAKLTTDWNNAKNRSEASTGAQAKQEGLKEEMEEAWRKLESTKDQYSADLYHFATKEDDYANYFIRLLELQAEYHKHSHEFLDKNISELKENHSQNGPALVLSNQKVYGEPLLSHLSKSDREIAVPIEECIHMLLRTGMAEEGLFRLAAAASVVKRLKTGLEQGNVDHSEFTIDPHAVAGALKCYLRELPEPLLTFELYNDWFKAAGEKDLTEKLEQFKVLLKKLPPENYNNLRYLVQFLSLLSEQEAVNKMTPRNIAIVLGPNLLWPRAEGEAALFDMASASSVQVVTVMEPLIQYSSSLFPEAVSFEIPELPELPDVTVPAPVAPSLISEKEKLSRAVSSSSSTSSCSSYHLPLSKANSTTSQDSGAFFQMRTGSVSRSGSSTWARPAAAPAAPTHKNTMSSVLSAIAPDPTLASNTSAAASTPNAGQNRSPTQKQCPEQGQLESILEAPLHSPRASVKISSPYKPKRCFGTNKASEQVTVQFSKPKAPVPPKLQSPPPPTTVPTRVETGTKPTPAPRVQGANPKKPPPKKPGLKAPNCPPPLPPPSLAKQVPSVAQ; encoded by the exons ATGCTCCGACAGTCTCTGAGCATCCTGAAGCAGCTCAGCTCTGCACCAAG GTCACAAGATGCCACTGAACTACTACACGCGGACCTGGTACTG gTGGAGCAGCGGGTGGAACCAGCCAAAAAGGCGGCTCAGGTCGTTTACAAGAAGCTGCAGGGTTGCATGCAGAGTCAGTCCGGCCTGGACGCTGAGAAACGAATG AAAAAGCTCCCTCTGATGCTGCTGTCGGTCAGCATGGCAGAGAGCCTCAAAGACTTTGACGCAGAGTCCTCTATCAG gAGGGTGTTGGAGATGTGCTGTTTCATGGAGAAGATGCTGGCCAGCATGTTGGCTGACTTTGAGATGAAACTGGAAAGAGAAGTCCTGGTGCCGCTCAACAAGCTCAGCGAG GATGATTTACCAGAGATTCTCAAGAACAAAAAGCACTTTGCAAAGCTCACTACAGACTGGAACAACGCAAAAAACAG GAGTGAGGCCAGCACCGGTGCCCAGGCAAAGCAGGAAGGGCTTAAGGAGGAAATGGAAGAAGCATGGAGGAAGTTGGAGAGCACCAAG gacCAGTACTCTGCAGATCTGTACCACTTTGCGACTAAAGAAGACGACTACGCCAACTACTTCATTCGT CTTCTCGAACTGCAAGCAGAATACCACAAACATTCCCACGAGTTCCTGGACAAAAACATCAGCGAGCTCAAAGAGAATCACAGTCAAAATG GGCCAGCGCTGGTCCTCTCCAATCAGAAAGTCTACGGGGAGCCTCTGCTGTCTCATCTGTCCAAAAGCGACAGAGAAATCGCGGTACCCATCGAGGAGTGTATTCACATGCTCCTGAGAACGGGCATGGCAGAGGAG GGCCTGTTTCGTTTGGCGGCGGCAGCCTCGGTTGTGAAGAGGCTGAAGACTGGCCTGGAGCAAGGAAATGTGGATCACAGCGAGTTCACAATTGACCCTCACGCTGTGGCCG GAGCTTTGAAGTGTTACCTTCGAGAATTGCCCGAGCCCCTATTGACCTTTGAACTCTACAATGACTGGTTCAAAGCAGCTGG GGAAAAAGACTTGACAGAGAAACTGGAGCAGTTCAAAGTTTTGCTGAAGAAACTGCCACCTGAAAACTACAACAACCTCAG gtaTCTGGTCCagtttttgtctctgttgtcTGAGCAGGAGGCTGTGAACAAGATGACCCCCAGAAACATTGCCATCGTCCTGGGGCCCAACCTGCTCTGGCCCCGAGCTGAAGG TGAAGCTGCTCTGTTTGACATGGCGTCAGCTTCTTCAGTTCAGGTGGTCACAGTTATGGAGCCTCTTATTCAGTACAGCTCCAGCCTCTTCCCTGAAG CTGTATCCTTTGAGATCCCAGAACTCCCTGAGTTACCAGATGTGACCGTTCCTGCTCCTGTTGCCCCGTCTCTGATCTCAGAAAAGGAGAAACTGAGCAGAGcagtctcctcttcatccagtacctcctcctgctcatcctATCATCTCCCACTCTCCAAGGCAAACAG CACAACCTCTCAGGACAGTGGCGCCTTCTTCCAGATGAGAACTGGCTCTGTGAGTCGCAGTGGCTCCTCCACATGGGCCCGCCCTGCAGCTGCACCAGCGGCACCAACCCATAAAAACACCATGTCCAGCGTCTTATCAGCAATCGCTCCCGACCCCACTCTGGCCTCAAATACTTCCGCTGCGGCATCAACGCCAAACGCGGGACAGAACAGGAGCCCTACCCAGAAGCAGTGCCCGGAACAAGGCCAGCTGGAGTCGATTTTGGAGGCACCTCTACACTCTCCCAGAGCATCGGTGAAGATAAGCTCCCCGTACAAAC CGAAAAGATGCTTCGGCACGAACAAAGCTAGCGAGCAGGTGACGGTTCAGTTCTCCAAGCCGAAGGCCCCTGTGCCTCCCAAGCTCCAGAGCCCTCCACCCCCAACCACAGTCCCAACGAGGGTGGAGACTGGGACCAAGCCTACGCCCGCACCCCGAGTTCAGGGAGCCAACCCGAAAAAGCCTCCACCGAAAAAGCCTGGACTCAAAGCCCCAAACTgccctccacctcttcctccaccaTCACTGGCGAAACAAGTTCCCTCTGTAGCACAGTGA